A single genomic interval of Daucus carota subsp. sativus chromosome 1, DH1 v3.0, whole genome shotgun sequence harbors:
- the LOC108211517 gene encoding uncharacterized protein LOC108211517 codes for MKSVSAHVVSSKPVSLATASRILSNFVSMENGASHAVSVYLRRAATSFAELNQFHKDLKSSSSSKSLKKHSQIIAFDFGQDETEIKGEGDKVEEIEGNAGILVEKSEVTKKKKRKGEEIEGDFSGESAEQSGLSKKKRRKTEGD; via the coding sequence ATGAAGTCAGTATCAGCACACGTTGTATCCTCAAAGCCAGTCTCTTTAGCCACAGCTTCGAGAATCCTCTCCAATTTCGTCTCTATGGAGAACGGAGCTTCTCACGCCGTCTCCGTCTATCTCCGCCGCGCTGCCACCTCTTTCGCCGAATTGAATCAGTTCCACAAGGACCTCAAATCATCCTCCTCTTCTAAGTCCCTCAAAAAACACTCTCAAATCATCGCATTTGATTTCGGACAGGACGAGACGGAGATTAAGGGGGAGGGGGATAAAGTGGAGGAGATCGAGGGAAATGCTGGAATTCTGGTGGAAAAGAGTGAGGTCACGAAGAAGAAGAAACGGAAAGGCGAGGAGATTGAGGGCGATTTTTCGGGGGAGTCTGCGGAGCAGAGTGGATTGAGTAAGAAGAAGAGGAGGAAGACGGAAGGCGATTGA
- the LOC108205327 gene encoding receptor-like protein 4 has product MIYGGPLLEREINITFFTASANMLKPLLIFLFFFFSTAPQLSYSLQAPYVLRISCGARSDVHTRPTNTQWSKDFAYTGGVFANATQPSFITPPLNTLRHFPLSEGPENCYNIDKVPSGHYSVRIFFGLVAEPGFDNEPLFDVSVEGTLIYSLPSGWSNHDDERAFVEALVYLTNGTATLCFHSTGHGDPAILSIEILQVDDRAYNLGLNSGQGTILKTGKRLSCGAEQPRFDVDYSGDLWGGDRFWNSISTFGRHSDRVIFTKDSIKQASQAPNFYPETLYQTAIVSTDNQPDLAYTLDVEPTRNYSIWFHFAEIDPLIIQAGQRIFDIVINGDIALANVDIVNMTGDISRALVLNTTVAVDGRNLAITFHPQRGSHAIVSAIEIFEVITAESKTDIDEVRALQTLKTALGLPLRFGWNGDPCVPPQHPWSGADCKFDKNSSKWVIDGLVLDNQGLRGFLPNDMSRLQNIQSINLSGNSIHGAIPSSLGTVTSIEKLDLSYNFFNGSIPETLGQLTSLQTLNLNSNSLSGRVPSALGGRLLHRASFNFTDNSGLCGIPGLPTCGPHLSTGAVVGIGLGAFAAILLLITFLTCWWKRRQNILRAQRIATREAPYAKARTHFSRDVQLVRHHAHENTRTAVENGPSLLS; this is encoded by the exons ATGATTTATGGCGGTCCTcttctagagagagaaattaatatcacattcTTCACTGCCAGCGCCAATATGCTCAAGCCTCTCTTgatcttcctcttcttcttcttctccactGCTCCTCAGCTTTCCTATTCTCTTCAAG CACCTTATGTGTTGAGAATAAGCTGCGGAGCACGTAGTGATGTGCATACCCGGCCGACAAATACCCAATGGTCCAAGGATTTTGCATATACTGGTGGGGTGTTTGCTAATGCAACCCAGCCAAGTTTTATCACTCCACCACTCAACACACTTCGACATTTCCCTTTATCAGAAGGTCCTGAGAACTGCTACAATATTGATAAAGTACCTAGTGGTCACTATTCTGTTAGAATCTTTTTTGGGTTGGTGGCAGAACCGGGTTTTGACAATGAGCCCTTATTTGATGTTTCTGTTGAAGGGACCTTAATTTATTCTTTGCCATCTGGTTGGAGTAACCATGATGATGAGCGAGCATTTGTTGAAGCCCTTGTATATCTTACAAATGGCACTGCAACTCTTTGCTTCCATAGCACTGGTCATGGGGACCCAGCTATTCTTTCTATAGAAATTTTACAAGTTGATGACAGGGCATATAACTTGGGCCTAAATTCTGGCCAAGGAACTATTCTAAAAACTGGAAAAAGATTAAGCTGTGGTGCTGAGCAACCAAGGTTTGATGTGGACTATAGTGGGGACCTCTGGGGTGGAGATCGGTTCTGGAATTCAATCAGTACTTTTGGACGGCATTCTGATCGTGTTATATTTACAAAAGATAGCATCAAACAGGCCTCACAGGCACCCAACTTTTATCCAGAAACTCTCTATCAGACTGCTATCGTTAGTACTGATAACCAGCCTGATTTAGCGTACACATTAGATGTGGAGCCCACCAGAAATTACTCCATTTGGTTTCACTTTGCAGAGATTGATCCTCTAATCATTCAGGCAGGACAAAGAATTTTTGATATTGTGATAAACGGTGATATTGCACTTGCAAATGTTGATATTGTGAATATGACTGGGGATATAAGTCGTGCTCTTGTACTGAACACTACTGTAGCTGTTGACGGGAGGAACTTGGCGATAACCTTTCACCCACAAAGAGGCAGTCATGCAATAGTCAGTGCTATTGAGATCTTTGAGGTTATCACAGCGGAGTCTAAAACCGACATAGATGAAG TTAGGGCTTTACAGACATTGAAGACTGCACTAGGGCTTCCACTTCGATTTGGGTGGAATGGTGATCCATGTGTTCCACCACAGCATCCGTGGAGCGGAGCTGATTGCAAATTTGACAAAAATAGCAGTAAATGGGTCATTGATGGACT GGTTCTTGACAACCAAGGTTTGAGGGGTTTCTTACCAAATGACATGTCTCGGCTACAGAATATACAAAGCAT AAATTTAAGTGGAAACAGCATCCATGGAGCGATACCTTCTTCACTTGGGACAGTTACCAGCATAGAAAAATT AGACCTATCATACAATTTTTTCAATGGATCAATACCTGAAACCCTTGGCCAGTTGACATCATTGCAGACACT GAATCTAAATAGCAACTCCCTCTCAGGAAGAGTTCCATCTGCACTAGGTGGAAGACTTTTGCACAGAGCAAGCTTTAA TTTCACTGATAATTCCGGCCTATGTGGAATACCTGGACTACCTACATGCGGGCCTCATTTGTCTACGGGAGCAGTAGTTGGCATTGGGCTAGGGGCTTTTGCAGCAATATTACTCTTAATCACATTCTTAACATGTTGGTGGAAACGACGACAGAATATACTCCGTGCTCAGAGAATCGCAA CAAGAGAAGCTCCTTATGCAAAGGCAAGGACCCATTTTTCGCGTGATGTGCAGTTGGTCAGGCATCATGCCCATGAAAACACTCGTACAGCTGTTGAGAACGGGCCTAGCTTGCTTTCCTGA
- the LOC108195588 gene encoding WAT1-related protein At3g02690, chloroplastic translates to MKIMAASACAYTHTLSSSTLISSSSYIHTQHFHSLPPKTNLLTSHKLPLLITLKASNTQKRFKLYSTSDPEMKPSSLETQETGLDELSGDLLEKLDDQERGLGEVIWEWTVLVSPFFFWGTAMVAMKEVLPKAGPFFVSSFRLVPAGLLLVAFAAYRERKFPSGFNAWLSICVFALVDATCFQGFLAQGLQRTSAGLGSVIIDSQPLTVAVLAALLFGESIGFVGAAGLVLGVIGLLLLELPAIAADESNFSLWGSGEWWMLLAAQSMAVGTVMVRWVSKYSDPIMATGWHMIIGGIPLAGIAIINHEPAISGGLVELTSNDLLALLYTSIFGSAISYGVYFYNATRGSLTKLSSLTFLTPLFASFFGFLYLGETFSPMQLTGALVTIVAIYMVNYKSIVE, encoded by the exons ATGAAGATCATGGCTGCTTCTGCTTGtgcatatacacacactttATCATCCTCCACTCTTATCTCATCTTCTTCATACATTCATACTCAACATTTCCACTCTCTCCCCCCAAAAACCAATCTTTTGACCTCTCATAAACTCCCACTACTCATCACTTTAAAAGCCAGTAATACCCAaaaaagattcaaactttaCAGTACTTCTGACCCAGAAATGAAACCCAGTTCACTTGAGACCCAAGAAACTGGATTAGATGAGCTTTCAGGTGATCTTTTAGAGAAATTAGATGATCAAGAAAGGGGCTTGGGGGAGGTGATATGGGAATGGACAGTGTTGGTGTCACCTTTTTTCTTTTGGGGCACTGCTATGGTTGCTATGAAGGAAGTTTTGCCGAAAGCAGGCCCTTTTTTCGTGTCATCGTTTCGATTAGTTCCTGCTGGTTTGCTTCTTGTGGCGTTTGCTGCTTATAGAGAAAGGAAATTTCCATCTGGGTTCAATGCTTGGTTGTCTATTTGTGTTTTTGCTCTCGTTGATGCTACTTGTTTTCAG GGTTTTCTTGCACAAGGATTGCAGAGGACATCAGCTGGATTGGGCAGT GTCATAATTGATTCACAACCTCTAACTGTAGCGGTACTTGCAGCCTTGTTATTTGGTGAATCTATTGGGTTTGTTGGAGCTGCCGGGCTTGTGCTGGGTGTCATAGGTCTTTTACTTCTGGAG CTTCCTGCTATCGCTGCTGATGAAAGTAATTTTTCACTGTGGGGTAGTGGGGAATGGTGGATGCTTCTGGCAGCACAAAGCATGGCTGTCGGCACCGTCATGGTCCGCTGGGTTTCCAAATACTCTGATCCTATCATGGCAACTGGATGG CATATGATTATTGGTGGCATACCTCTTGCGGGAATTGCTATAATTAATCATGAACCTGCCATTAGCGGGGGACTCGTGGAGCTTACATCAAATGATCTGTTGGCTCTTCTTTATACCTCAATATTTGGAAGTGCCATCAGCTATGGTGTATACTTTTACAATGCAACCAGAG GTAGCCTGACAAAGCTGAGCTCTCTTACTTTCTTGACTCCATTGTTTGCTTCATTTTTTGG TTTCCTCTATCTTGGCGAGACCTTCTCACCTATGCAGCTTACCGGAGCTCTTGTTACCATAGTCGCAATATACATGGTCAATTATAAGAGTATTGTGGAATGA
- the LOC108195687 gene encoding uncharacterized protein LOC108195687, with product MGGVEVLPREYGYVALILGFAGILNFWMSFQVNFARKKYDVQLPTMYALESENKNAKLFNCVQRGHQNSLEYLPMFFIFMTVGGIKHPIIAALLGCIYVVARYFYFIGYSTGDPKNRLTYGFYNFLALMGLILCTISSGVEFLLA from the exons ATGGGAGGAGTTGAAGTGCTGCCGAGGGAGTATGGATACGTTGCCTTGATTCTTGGCTTTGCCGGGATTTTAAACTTTTGGATGAGTTTCCAAGTCAACTTCGCTCGCAAAAA GTATGATGTTCAGTTGCCTACCATGTATGCTCTAGAATCTGAAAACAAGAACGCCAAGCTCTTCAACTGTGTTCAG AGAGGTCACCAGAACTCATTGGAGTACCTGCCCATGTTCTTCATTTTCATGACGGTGGGAGGGATAAAGCATCCCATTATAGCTGCACTGCTGGGCTGCATTTACGTGGTTGCTCGTTACTTTTATTTCATAGGCTATTCTACTGGCGATCCCAAAAACCGCCTTACCTATGG attttataattttttggcaCTGATGGGGCTTATTCTCTGCACCATTTCTTCCGGAGTTGAATTTCTCCTTGCATGA
- the LOC108207913 gene encoding uncharacterized protein LOC108207913, whose amino-acid sequence MAGVEMLPREYGYVVLILALAGILNFWMSSQVSKARKKYNVQYPTMYALESENKDAKFFNCIQRGHQNSLEYLPMFFIFMTVGGIKHPIIAAVLGCVYVVARFFYFKGYSTGEPKNRLTFGAYNFMALIGLILCTISCGVGFLRA is encoded by the exons ATGGCCGGAGTCGAAATGCTGCCCAGAGAGTACGGATACGTGGTCTTGATTCTCGCCCTCGCTGGGATTCTCAACTTTTGGATGAGTTCTCAAGTCAGCAAGGCTCGCAAGAA GTATAATGTTCAGTACCCTACGATGTATGCCCTGGAATCAGAAAATAAGGACGCCAAATTCTTCAATTGTATTCAG AGAGGTCACCAGAACTCATTGGAATACTTGCCAATGTTCTTTATTTTCATGACGGTGGGAGGGATTAAGCATCCGATTATAGCTGCGGTGCTGGGCTGCGTTTACGTTGTTGCTCGTTTCTTCTATTTCAAAGGATATTCTACTGGCGAGCCCAAGAACCGTCTTACTTTTGG AGCGTATAATTTCATGGCACTGATAGGGCTTATTCTGTGCACCATTTCCTGCGGAGTGGGCTTTCTCCGTGCATGA
- the LOC108204909 gene encoding uncharacterized protein LOC108204909, with amino-acid sequence MTGLEMLPKEYGYVVLIVALSGILNLWMVYQVVKARIKYNVRLPRLYALESENKDAKLFNCIQRGHQNTLEWMPLFLMLMAMGGIKHPIMSSVFGFIYVVARFFYFNGYSTGHPQKRLTVGVYNYMALVGLLLCTISCGLGFLLA; translated from the exons ATGACCGGATTAGAAATGCTACCAAAAGAGTATGGATATGTGGTTCTGATTGTTGCTCTCTCTGGAATTCTCAACCTTTGGATGGTCTATCAAGTCGTCAAAGCTCGCATTAA GTACAATGTTCGGTTACCTAGACTATATgctttagaatctgaaaataaGGATGCCAAACTTTTCAACTGTATTCAG AGAGGTCACCAGAACACACTGGAATGGATGCCCTTATTCTTAATGTTAATGGCAATGGGAGGGATAAAGCATCCTATTATGTCTTCTGTGTTTGGCTTTATTTACGTGGTTGCTCGTTTTTTCTATTTCAACGGCTACTCCACTGGCCATCCTCAGAAGCGTCTTACTGTTGG AGTTTATAATTACATGGCCCTGGTGGGGCTTCTTCTGTGCACCATTTCTTGCGGACTGGGTTTCCTTCTTGCCTAA
- the LOC108204908 gene encoding protein EMBRYO SAC DEVELOPMENT ARREST 30 has product MFKSKIKWAGLGLLALSFFSLLVHLFVANSSGELGHYSALTSFNEDLNIGVGDRLPVISRKLWGNVKSLESLQPYSKPRSRYPAPSKRNNGFIYAKIFGGFEKIRTSICDLVTISRLLNATLVIPEIQESTQSKGISSKFKSFSYIYNEEQFIAALANDVIVIKSLPSTLKEAWKRKEYKIFKPKNSASPSFYTREILPELKKAKVIGLVLTEGGCLQSVLPPSLVEYQRLRCRVAFHALQFRPEILSVANLLVKRLRASGQPYLAFHPGLKRDSLAFHGCAEIFQDVHTELIQYRRAQMIKHGIVKDELSVDSYLRKGNGSCPLMPEEVGILLRAMGYPPKTRVYVAGSELFGGQRILIPLRAMYTNLVDLTSLSSKQEIIDVIGPETPIPLDALQPPPIKSKKQSREDWNKAGPRPRPLPPPPGRPIYQHEKEGWYGWIGESDSEPDPSPLNLRMQAHRLLWDAIDYVVSVEADAFFPGFDNDGSGWPDFSSLVMGHRAYEMASSRTYRPDRKFLAELLNSTRDHLYDHSRNWTILVRNHLNASLREEGFIKKFSQSKPLSFLSHPIPECSCRTMKTSDIQSDSRSSKISKNLFKGEDECPSWMERTRAATTTPENAADEDEAEDDIDLGLQYSDYQNRKNDSTSTDQDEEMDPND; this is encoded by the exons ATGTTCAAATCCAAAATTAAATGGGCTGGACTTGGATTACTGGCATTATCCTTTTTTTCTTTACTGGTGCACTTGTTTGTAGCCAATTCAAGTGGCGAGTTAGGGCATTATAGTGCACTGACAAGTTTTAATGAGGATTTAAACATTGGCGTTGGGGATAGACTG CCTGTCATATCTAGAAAGTTGTGGGGAAATGTGAAGTCCTTAGAGTCCTTGCAGCCATATTCAAAACCTAGAAGTAGATATCCTG CTCCATCTAAGCGCAACAATGGCTTCATTTATGCCAAGATCTTTGGTGGATTTGAGAAAATAAGAACTTCT ATCTGTGATCTTGTTACCATATCCAGGCTTCTAAATGCGACCCTTGTTATCCCAGAGATCCAAGAAAGTACACAATCAAAAGGCATCAG CTCGAAGTTCAAgagtttttcatatatttacaaTGAAGAGCAGTTTATAGCAGCTCTGGCAAATGATGTAATAGTTATCAAGAGTCTACCATCTACACTGAAAGAAGCATGGAAACGCAAAGAATATAAAATCTTTAAGCCCAAGAATTCGGCCTCCCCAAGCTTCTATACTCGAGAGATTTTGCCAGAGCTGAAGAAGGCCAAAGTGATCGGGTTAGTGCTTACTGAAGGGGGCTGCTTACAG TCTGTCCTACCTCCTAGCTTGGTAGAGTATCAGAGACTAAGATGCCGGGTAGCATTTCATGCCCTTCAATTCCGCCCAGAAATTTTGTCAGTTGCAAATTTATTGGTGAAAAG ATTGCGAGCTTCAGGCCAGCCTTACCTTGCCTTTCATCCTGGGCTTAAGAGAGATTCTCTAGCTTTTCACGGTTGTGCTGAGATTTTTCAG GATGTCCACACTGAACTCATACAGTATCGCAGAGCACAGATGATTAAGCACGGGATTGTCAAGGATGAATTGAGTGTAGATTCATATCTTCGAAAAGGAAATGGCTCTTGTCCTCTAATGCCAGAAGAA GTAGGAATTCTCCTTCGGGCTATGGGTTATCCTCCAAAAACAAGAGTATATGTGGCAGGGTCAGAATTATTTGGTGGCCAGCGAATCCTAATTCCCTTGCGTGCTATGTACACTAACCTAGTGGATCTCACATCTTTAAGCAGCAAGCAAGAGATAATTGATGTAATTGGTCCTGAAACCCCCATTCCTCTTGATGCTCTCCAGCCCCCTCCCATTAAAAGTAAAAAGCAATCACGAGAAGATTGGAATAAAGCTGGTCCTCGTCCTCGGCCTCTTCCTCCACCTCCTGGCCGCCCAATTTATCAACATGAAAAAGAAGGATGGTACGGTTGGATCGGTGAGAGTGATTCCGAGCCAGACCCCTCACCACTTAATTTAAGGATGCAAGCACATCGTTTGCTTTGGGATGCTATTGATTATGTTGTTTCCGTTGAGGCTGATGCATTCTTTCCTGGTTTTGACAATGATGGGAGTGGGTGGCCTGATTTTTCAAGCCTGGTAATGGGACACAGGGCATATGAGATGGCATCTTCTAGAACATATAGACCAGACAG GAAATTTCTTGCAGAGCTTCTGAATAGTACGAGGGACCACCTTTATGATCATAGCCGCAATTGGACGATTTTAGTGCGAAATCATCTTAATGCTAGCTTGAGGGAGGAAGgctttatcaaaaaatttagtcaatcgAAACCCTTGTCATTCCTTTCTCATCCAATTCCAGAATGCTCTTGTAGAACAATGAAGACATCAGATATTCAGTCTGATTCAAGGAGTTCCAAAATTTCTAAGAATTTGTTTAAAGGCGAGGACGAGTGCCCAAGCTGGATGGAACGTACTCGAGCAGCAACGACCACACCGGAGAATGCAGCTGACGAGGATGAGGCAGAAGATGATATTGATTTAGGGCTGCAATATTCAGATTACCAAAATAGGAAGAATGATTCAACATCTACCGATCAGGATGAAGAAATGGATCCCAACGATTGA